Proteins from one Anthonomus grandis grandis chromosome 8, icAntGran1.3, whole genome shotgun sequence genomic window:
- the LOC126739286 gene encoding odorant receptor 13a-like isoform X1, which produces MCLVCLQCLHGFLGDYTDSEKPMIIMAYFPFDQQVHYKTALLIQTIFLAIAALYYCLTQVTYITAVTYVKMELKLLQYQFREFDRFKMIYNIVDDEVMMIKLIRRHQFIIGFTAEVNKFLRPILLVEFLLSSVNISFVVLQLISSETNMPLPFTLNYFVILIAQLLILAWHANEISIESLGISSAVWEQPWYEKSVKIQKMMYMVVCRSHKPLTLTIGPFGNLTTQTVINVSKIHYIVTRVESDSMNDKIIC; this is translated from the exons ATGTGCTTGGTGTGTCTTCAATGTTTG CATGGTTTCCTAGGCGACTACACCGACTCGGAAAAGCCCATGATAATTATGGCATATTTTCCATTTGATCAGCAGGTCCACTACAAGACAGCTCTGCTTATCCAGACGATTTTTCTAGCAATCGCAGCGCTGTACTACTGCCTGACCCAAGTTACATACATCACGGCAGTCACTTACGTTAAAATGGAACTGAAACTGTTGCAGTACCAGTTTAGGGAGTTCGATCGGTTTAAGATGATTTATAACATCGTAGATGATGAAGTTATGATGATTAAGCTGATCCGGCGTCATCAGTTTATAATTGG tttcacCGCAGAAGTCAACAAATTCTTAAGGCCAATCTTATTAGTAGAGTTCCTATTAAGCTCGGTCAATATTTCTTTCGTGGTTTTACAACTTATATCG AGTGAAACAAATATGCCCCTACCTTTTACGTTAAATTATTTCGTTATATTGATAGCCCAGTTACTTATACTGGCCTGGCACGCGAACGAGATCTCCATAGAG agtcTTGGTATATCATCTGCCGTATGGGAACAACCGTGGTACGAAAAGAGCGTGAAAATCCAAAAGATGATGTATATGGTCGTATGTCGGTCTCATAAACCTTTAACTTTGACCATCGGACCGTTCGGTAACCTTACTACTCAAACAGTAATAAACGTGAGTAAAATACACTACATCGTAACGAGGGTAGAAAGTGACTCAATGAATGATAAGATAATCTGTTAG
- the LOC126739286 gene encoding odorant receptor 30a-like isoform X2: MCLVCLQCLHGFLGDYTDSEKPMIIMAYFPFDQQVHYKTALLIQTIFLAIAALYYCLTQVTYITAVTYVKMELKLLQYQFREFDRFKMIYNIVDDEVMMIKLIRRHQFIIGFTAEVNKFLRPILLVEFLLSSVNISFVVLQLISSETNMPLPFTLNYFVILIAQLLILAWHANEISIESLGISSAVWEQPWYEKSVKIQKMMYMVVCRSHKPLTLTIGPFGNLTTQTVINVINAAYSYVTIMRHNDS, translated from the exons ATGTGCTTGGTGTGTCTTCAATGTTTG CATGGTTTCCTAGGCGACTACACCGACTCGGAAAAGCCCATGATAATTATGGCATATTTTCCATTTGATCAGCAGGTCCACTACAAGACAGCTCTGCTTATCCAGACGATTTTTCTAGCAATCGCAGCGCTGTACTACTGCCTGACCCAAGTTACATACATCACGGCAGTCACTTACGTTAAAATGGAACTGAAACTGTTGCAGTACCAGTTTAGGGAGTTCGATCGGTTTAAGATGATTTATAACATCGTAGATGATGAAGTTATGATGATTAAGCTGATCCGGCGTCATCAGTTTATAATTGG tttcacCGCAGAAGTCAACAAATTCTTAAGGCCAATCTTATTAGTAGAGTTCCTATTAAGCTCGGTCAATATTTCTTTCGTGGTTTTACAACTTATATCG AGTGAAACAAATATGCCCCTACCTTTTACGTTAAATTATTTCGTTATATTGATAGCCCAGTTACTTATACTGGCCTGGCACGCGAACGAGATCTCCATAGAG agtcTTGGTATATCATCTGCCGTATGGGAACAACCGTGGTACGAAAAGAGCGTGAAAATCCAAAAGATGATGTATATGGTCGTATGTCGGTCTCATAAACCTTTAACTTTGACCATCGGACCGTTCGGTAACCTTACTACTCAAACAGTAATAAAC GTTATTAACGCTGCTTACTCGTATGTCACCATTATGAGACATAATGATAGTTGA